In Chitinophagaceae bacterium, the genomic window AAAAATTGTAGTCGAAAATAATTTTAGCAGGCTGGTAGATAGTTCCGGCCATATTTTTATAAGGCCCGATATTAACGCCGTTTTTTCCGCCAATAGCAGCATCAACCATGCCCAGCATAGTTGTTGGCGCCAATACGAGTTGCATTCCCCTTTTTAAATATTGAGGCGGCGTACCCGGCAATATCAGTTATTACACCGCCGCCAATACCCACCATTACTGTAGCTTTATCGGCTTCAGTTTTTATGAGTTCTTGTAAAATATAGTCAATGGTAACCTGTGTTTTGCTGGCTTCTCCCGGAGAGAGAACAAGAGGGGAAAAATTTTTCAATCGTTGCTCATGTAACCGAAAAATATTTTCATCGGTGAGCACAAATAATTTTTTTTCAGTGCAATCACCTGGCAATGTTTCAATGCTTCTATTAAATAAATACGTTGTTGCTCCACTATGAAATTTATGGGTTACCTGGTTCATGCATTACTCTTTTGGGCCGTTCATTATTTTATTTTGATGGCTGATGCTTTCCAGGTGCAATGCATCGAGGTAGCGGGCAATAAATTCTTCGCTAAGGCCAAGAGAAACGCCATGTTTTACTACCCGCTCTGATATTTCATTCCAGCGGTTGGCCTGCAGGATAATAATATTTTCACTGCGCTTGTGTTCACCAATTTGTTCTGCTATTTTCATTCGCTGGCTTATGAGCGAAAGCAGTTCATCGTCTATTTGGTTTATTTGTTCCCGAAATTTTGATAAGGCTATTAAAAAATCTGTTTCATTGCTGGTTTCCGACCGCCAAATAAGCTTTTGAATTATTTGCGCCAAATCATTTGGTGTAACCTGTTGCCTGGCATCGCTCCAGGCAAAATCGGGGTTAATATGGCTTTCGATCATTAAGCCGCTAAAACCAAGGTTAATGCTTTTTTGGGCAATATTCCCAAGCATGGTCCTGTTGCCGCAAATATGAGATGGGTCGCATAGCATCATCATGCCCGGGAACCTCAATTTCATTTCAATGGGTATGTGCCACATGGGTGTGTTGCGGTATTGCGTATCTCCATAGTTGGAAAATCCACGGTGGATCATACCAATTTTTTGCAAACCAATTTTTTGCAACCTTTCAATTGCACCGCTCCATAATTCAATATCTGGGTTTACAGGATTTTTTACCAATACGGGAACATTGGTTCCTTTTAAAGCTTCGGCTACGGCTTGTATGCTAAAAGGGCTTACTGTTGTTCTTGCCCCAACCCATAAAAGGTCGGTTTCATATTTAAGGGCATCTTCTACATGTTTTGCGGTTGCAACTTCTACACATATGGGCAAACCGGTTTGTTTTTTGGCTTGCAGGAGCCAGGCTAAAGCATCTGTTCCAATACCTTCAAACATACCGGGCTTGGTTCTTGGTTTCCAAATGCCTGCCCGAAACATATCTACATTGCCCGATGCTGCCAATAACTTTGCTGTTTCCAGTATTTGTTCCGGCGTTTCTGCACTGCAAGGCCCACTTATTATAAAGGGCCTTTTTTCCC contains:
- a CDS encoding bifunctional 3-deoxy-7-phosphoheptulonate synthase/chorismate mutase type II; this encodes MNIENIWEKRPFIISGPCSAETPEQILETAKLLAASGNVDMFRAGIWKPRTKPGMFEGIGTDALAWLLQAKKQTGLPICVEVATAKHVEDALKYETDLLWVGARTTVSPFSIQAVAEALKGTNVPVLVKNPVNPDIELWSGAIERLQKIGLQKIGMIHRGFSNYGDTQYRNTPMWHIPIEMKLRFPGMMMLCDPSHICGNRTMLGNIAQKSINLGFSGLMIESHINPDFAWSDARQQVTPNDLAQIIQKLIWRSETSNETDFLIALSKFREQINQIDDELLSLISQRMKIAEQIGEHKRSENIIILQANRWNEISERVVKHGVSLGLSEEFIARYLDALHLESISHQNKIMNGPKE